From a region of the Mycobacterium sp. SMC-8 genome:
- a CDS encoding HNH endonuclease signature motif containing protein produces MELVSEAVGAIVEQIGVLSKAADELSHRELVGLLAELTTVLRSVPALEHKVLARLIEETEPHRLGESSWKGVLTTSLRVSGAEAGRRLRRAKMLGPRRAMTGQPLAPVWEATAAAQAQGVLDDEHITVIAKFHQKLPAWVDVDTRAAADAHLAALGSGLGPDELDAAAGRLLMMIDQDGPEPADDEVARKRWVKIGKQQRDGFRKLSGYLDAELGAYLEATLAKEAAPGANMPDQQPGEDGAPETACGDTRTEGQRNHDGLKALLRRTLESGQLGSHNGLPVTVIVSTSLQELEKGAGVAVTGGGSLLPMPDLIRMAARAHHYLYVYDEHTGQSLYLGRAQRLANAAQRIVLHARDRGCTRPGCTVPGYWCQVHHAAADWKNDGQTDIDDLTLACGPHNRMIENTGWTTTKNAKNQTEWHPPPELDAGQHRTQLINGYHHPERHLLPDNEDDDDP; encoded by the coding sequence ATGGAGTTGGTGTCGGAGGCGGTGGGGGCGATCGTCGAGCAGATCGGTGTGCTGTCCAAGGCCGCCGATGAGCTCTCGCACCGCGAGTTGGTCGGGCTGCTGGCCGAGCTGACCACGGTGTTGCGCAGCGTGCCGGCGCTCGAGCACAAGGTGTTGGCCCGGTTGATCGAGGAGACCGAGCCGCATCGGCTCGGGGAATCGTCGTGGAAGGGCGTTCTGACCACCTCGCTGCGGGTCAGTGGCGCCGAAGCGGGGCGGCGGCTGCGACGGGCCAAAATGCTCGGGCCGCGGCGGGCGATGACGGGCCAGCCTCTTGCGCCGGTGTGGGAAGCCACCGCCGCCGCCCAGGCTCAGGGCGTGCTGGATGACGAGCACATCACGGTCATCGCGAAGTTCCACCAGAAGCTACCCGCCTGGGTGGATGTGGACACCCGCGCGGCCGCCGATGCCCACCTGGCCGCCCTGGGCTCGGGTCTGGGTCCCGACGAGCTCGATGCGGCCGCGGGGCGGTTGTTGATGATGATCGATCAGGACGGCCCCGAACCCGCCGACGACGAGGTGGCCCGGAAACGCTGGGTGAAGATCGGCAAGCAGCAGCGCGACGGGTTTCGCAAGCTCTCCGGCTACCTGGACGCCGAACTGGGCGCCTACCTGGAGGCGACCCTGGCCAAAGAGGCCGCCCCCGGGGCCAACATGCCCGACCAACAGCCGGGCGAGGATGGGGCACCGGAGACCGCGTGTGGCGATACCCGCACCGAAGGGCAGCGCAATCACGACGGCCTCAAAGCCCTGCTGCGCCGCACCCTCGAATCCGGACAGCTGGGCAGCCACAACGGGTTACCAGTGACCGTGATCGTCTCGACCAGCTTGCAGGAACTGGAAAAGGGGGCCGGGGTGGCGGTCACCGGCGGCGGCTCGCTGCTGCCGATGCCCGATCTGATCCGGATGGCCGCCCGCGCCCACCACTACCTCTACGTCTACGACGAACACACCGGTCAAAGCCTCTACCTCGGCCGGGCCCAACGGCTGGCCAACGCCGCCCAGCGGATCGTCCTGCACGCCCGTGATCGTGGCTGCACCCGGCCCGGCTGCACCGTGCCGGGGTACTGGTGCCAGGTCCACCACGCGGCCGCGGACTGGAAAAACGACGGCCAGACCGACATCGACGACCTCACCCTGGCCTGCGGACCGCACAACCGGATGATCGAGAACACCGGCTGGACCACCACCAAAAACGCCAAGAACCAGACCGAATGGCACCCGCCACCCGAACTCGACGCCGGCCAACACCGCACGCAGCTGATCAATGGCTACCACCACCCCGAACGCCACCTACTCCCCGACAACGAGGACGACGACGATCCGTGA
- a CDS encoding adenylate/guanylate cyclase domain-containing protein: protein MAEHLDLETSGLLDGLEGAARAERAELIRWLAERGVGLDQIRGNPAPMLLASRRVIGDDGRYVSARQAASQARVDLALFERIQRAMGLPRVDDPDAEVFLRADAEAAKFTRDFLDVGIDPDELVQITRLLGDGLSRAAEAMRHAALAAVIRPGATELEIAQASESLVANVAPLLGPMIQEVLLLQLRHAIETEAVNATERAEGQHLPGARLVTIGFADLVGFTRLGEAVQPEELEHLSQRLADMTREFALAPVRFVKTIGDEVMLVSPEPAPLLETMLRLVEETEDEDDFPRLRAGVATGMAVSRAGDWFGSPVNLAARVTGAARPGSVLVAESAREAIGDDERFTWSFAGAKHLKGIKSDVKAFRVRRQSSEKR, encoded by the coding sequence GTGGCCGAACACCTCGATCTGGAGACATCCGGGCTGCTCGATGGGCTCGAAGGCGCCGCGCGGGCCGAGCGTGCCGAGTTGATCCGCTGGCTGGCCGAACGCGGGGTCGGCCTCGATCAGATCCGCGGTAACCCGGCGCCCATGCTGCTGGCGTCGCGGCGGGTCATCGGTGACGACGGCCGGTACGTGTCGGCGCGGCAGGCCGCGTCGCAGGCCCGCGTCGACCTGGCGCTGTTCGAGCGGATTCAGCGCGCCATGGGACTGCCGCGAGTGGACGATCCCGACGCCGAGGTGTTTCTGCGTGCCGATGCCGAGGCGGCGAAGTTCACCCGTGATTTCCTCGACGTCGGGATCGATCCCGATGAGCTGGTGCAGATCACCAGGCTCCTCGGTGACGGGTTGTCCCGGGCGGCCGAGGCGATGCGCCATGCCGCGTTGGCCGCCGTGATACGCCCGGGCGCCACCGAATTGGAGATCGCGCAGGCGTCCGAGAGCCTCGTGGCGAACGTGGCGCCACTGCTCGGTCCGATGATCCAGGAGGTCCTGCTGCTGCAGCTGCGCCACGCGATCGAGACCGAGGCCGTCAACGCGACCGAACGTGCTGAGGGACAACATCTGCCGGGTGCGCGGCTGGTGACGATCGGGTTCGCCGACCTGGTCGGGTTCACCAGGCTGGGCGAGGCGGTTCAGCCTGAGGAGCTGGAGCACCTGTCGCAGCGCCTGGCGGACATGACGCGCGAATTCGCGCTTGCCCCGGTGCGATTCGTGAAGACGATCGGTGACGAGGTGATGCTGGTCAGCCCGGAGCCGGCGCCGCTGCTGGAGACGATGCTGCGCCTGGTCGAGGAGACCGAGGACGAGGACGACTTCCCGCGGTTGCGCGCCGGTGTCGCGACCGGCATGGCGGTCAGCCGCGCCGGGGACTGGTTCGGCAGCCCGGTCAATCTCGCCGCCCGGGTCACCGGTGCGGCGCGGCCGGGGTCGGTACTGGTGGCCGAATCGGCCCGGGAAGCGATCGGCGACGACGAGCGGTTCACCTGGTCGTTCGCCGGGGCCAAGCACTTGAAGGGGATCAAATCGGATGTGAAAGCCTTCCGGGTACGTCGGCAGAGCTCTGAGAAACGCTGA
- a CDS encoding DNA-deoxyinosine glycosylase: MTSPTLQSFPPLAAAGARILILGNMPGVASLQAQRYYAYTRNAFWAIMGELFGFDPAGPYEHRVATLTGAGVAVWDVLKHCRRIGSLDSAVEPDSMAPNDFDGFYAAHPEITHVYFNGAAAEKNYGRLVGARDTLRYRRLPSTSPAQTMSFDRKLDAWRQITDMVRIEDMSADERDRRLNDRATRHG; this comes from the coding sequence ATGACCTCCCCGACGCTGCAGAGCTTCCCGCCGCTCGCCGCGGCCGGTGCCCGCATCCTGATTCTGGGCAACATGCCCGGTGTCGCGTCACTGCAGGCGCAGCGCTACTACGCCTACACGCGCAATGCGTTCTGGGCCATCATGGGCGAGCTGTTCGGATTCGACCCCGCAGGCCCGTACGAGCACCGCGTTGCCACGCTGACGGGTGCCGGGGTCGCGGTGTGGGATGTGCTCAAACACTGCCGCAGGATCGGCAGCCTCGACTCGGCCGTCGAGCCGGACAGCATGGCGCCCAACGACTTCGACGGGTTCTACGCCGCGCACCCCGAAATCACCCACGTGTACTTCAACGGCGCCGCCGCCGAGAAGAACTACGGCCGGCTCGTCGGCGCGCGGGACACCCTGCGCTACCGCCGGCTGCCGTCGACCAGCCCGGCGCAGACCATGTCCTTCGACCGCAAACTGGACGCCTGGCGCCAGATCACCGACATGGTCCGCATCGAGGACATGTCCGCCGACGAGCGCGACCGCCGCCTCAACGATCGAGCCACACGGCACGGGTAG